ACCGAGTCGGTGGTGCTCTTCGACAAGGTGGGGGTGGACGACCCCGTGGGCGCGGTGTCGGTGCACGGCGTGTGCGGCGCCTGGGGCACGCTGGCGGCAGGCCTGTTCAACTCGGCGGGGTTCTCCTGGAGCGTGGTGGGGGTGCAGGTCCTCGGGATCGCCGTGGCCTTCGTGTGGGCCTTCGGCTCCAGCTTCGTGCTCTTCCGGATCCTCAAGGCGGTGATGGGGGTGCGTCTGAGCGCGGAGGAGGAGCTAACGGGCTGCGACCTGTCCGAGCACGGCCTGAGCGCGTACCCCGAGTTCCTCTTTCCCACCGTGATCGGCTCAGCAGGCTCTGGACCCAACGACGGCTCCGAAGCGCGTCTGGGCGCGGCCGGAAAACTGGCCTCCTCCGAAGTCTGATCCTGAACCCGATGGACGTTTTCTCCGTCTCCAGCGAAAGGGGCACCCCATGAGCACGAACCCCGTCATTGCGGCTGCTCTCGTCGCCGCGCTCATCACCGCGCCTGCCACCGCGGCCGACGTGGAGGACTGGCTGGCGCCCGCCAACTTCACGGGCAACGTGGCGTACACTTCGGACTACGTGTTCCGCGGCGTCTCCCAAACGGACTCCAACTGGGCCGTCCAGGGCGGGCTCGACTACGCCGCCCCTGCCGGTGTGTACGTCGGCACCTGGGCCTCCAATGTGAGCTTCGGGGGGGGTGTGGAGATGGACCTCTACGGCGGGTTCGCGTCGGAGATCTCTGGAGTGTCGTATGACGTCGGGGTCGTCTATTACGCATACCCAAAATCCAACGACGACCCGGAGATGAACTATTACGAGGCATCGCTCCGCCTCGGCTACACCCTGCCCGGCTGGGGGGCTCTCTCGCCGTCGGTGGGGCTCGGGTACTCATATTCGCCTGACTTTTTCGGGGAGGACGGGGCCGCCCATTACCTCGTCGCCGACGCCAGCCTCGGCCTCCCCCATGGCCTGACCCTTTCGGGCGAGGTGGGGTGGCAGACGGTGGAAGGCGACCAGACCACCGGGCACGGTCGAGGGCTCGACGGCGGTGATGGATTCGACTACGTGCATTACCGGGTGGGCATATCCGGATCGGTCAAAGGAATGGACCTCGACCTCAGCTACCACAACACCACCGAGCCTGACTTCCTCGGCGAGGACGTCGCAGACGGTCGGCTCGTGTTCACGGTGTCCCGTTCCCTCTGAACAGGTTGCACAGCCCACGGCCCCCAGCCCTTGTGGCCGGGGGCCTTTTGGGCGCTCCCGTGCCCGTGCCCCCCCCGCTCCCCTCGTTCAACCTCTGCAACGTGCCGCCCCCGGTGCTCGCCTCGGTGGCGTTCCAACGCCACCCCCGGCCGGTTCACATCCAGGGGGTCCGCCGCACCCACCGCCGGCTGTTCGCGTGGCTCCGGCGCACCCGGGATCCCCAGGACCGAAGCCGCCGGTTCCGGGAGTACATGGACGTGGCCTTCCGCCTCCACCAGTGGCGTGACGAGCCCGAAGGATCCGGACGCGCGAGTCTGCGGAACAGCTACTTCCGGTACCTGCGCGGATGGATGGTGGACTCGAACTCCCGGGAGGCCGCCGTCCTGAAAGCCTGGGCCGAGAGCCGGTTTGGGCTTCCGCCCTGTCATCACGGGGCCCCGATCCGGGGGACTGACGACCCGTCGTACCTGCGCTACCGCACCGCCGCGGCCCGGGGCGAGGGGAGGACGAATGCCCTGCGTCTGCAGCTCGACCTCCTGTTCGAGTTCATCCAAGACGAGGTGCGGCGCCGGTACCCAGGGCCTCCGCGGGGTCTCAAGCTGTACCGGGGCATCCACGACCTCGAGGAGCACGAGGTGACGGCGCGCCCGGCCCGCGACCGGGTCGTGGTATGGCTCAACAACCTGGTGTCGTTCACCCGTGACGCGGAGCGGGCCTGGGAGTTCGGTAGCCGGGTGCTGGAGGTGACCGTTCCCACGAGCAAGATCGTGTTCGACGGCCGCCTGCTGCACACGAGCCTGCTGGCCGGGGAGGAGGAGGTGCTGGCGCTGGGCGGTCAGGTGGAGGCAAAGGTGCGGTGGTGGTGACGGCCGGGGTGTGCGACCGGGCCCGGGCGGCGATGCTCGGCTTCGGAGTGGGCGACGCCCTGGGGGCCACGACCGAGTTCATGACCGCGGCGGAGATCCGGCATCGATACGGAGTGCATCGGACCCTGCGGGGCGGAGGGTGGCTCGGGCTGCGGCCTGGCCAGGTCACCGACGACACCGGCATGCTTCTGGCCCTGGCCGAGGCCGTGGCGGAAACCGGGCGCTGGGACCTTGAGGCGATCGCCCAGGGGTTCGTGGCCTGGCTCCGGTCGCGGCCGGTGGACGTGGGCGCCACCTGCGCCCGAGGGATCCGGCGGCTCCTCGTGGAGGGCACCCTCCAAGCCCCCCCGGGAGAGTGGGACGCCGGAAACGGGGGCGCCATGCGGGCCCCGGCCGCCGGGATTGCTTCGCTGTCGAGCCCCCTTGCGGCGGGGACCCGCGCCGTACGCCAGGCCCGCATCACCCACAACCACCCCCTTTCCGACGCCGCGTCGGCGGCGGTGGCTCTCATGGTGCGGGCGGCCGTGCTCGGGCTTGGGTTCGAGGCCGTCGACCGGGTGGCCCGGGCCCTGGGCCGCAGGCATCCGGCGTTTCGGGCCACCGGCATGCGGCCGGTGTCGAGCCCTTACGTGGTGGACACCCTCAGGACCGTGCTCTACTTCCTCCGGACGACCGGGTCGTTCGAGGAGTGCCTGGTGGGGGTGGTGAACCAGGGGGGCGACGCCGACACGGCGGGCGCCATCGCAGGCGCGATCGCGGGCGGCCTCGGGGGCACGGCCGCGGTCCCCCGCCCCTGGCTCCGCCGGCTCGACCCGCGGGTCCGCGACCGGTTGGAGGTGGCCGCGGGGAACCTGATCCGCCTCGGGGGATAGGCGGAAACGGGTTCAGCCCCGACGCCGGACCGCCCAGCCGGCCCGGCGGAGCGCCAGGAGCCGGGTGGGGTGCCAACGCCGGTGCCGGTAAAACCGAAGGGCCGGGGCGTTGTCCCGGTCGGCCAGGAGCTGGAGCCTAAGGAGGCCCCGGCCGTGGGCCCAGGCCTCGGCAGCCTCCAGGAGCGTCGCGCCGATCCCCCGGCCGCGGAATCCCTCGTCCACCACCAGGTCCTCCAGGAGGCCCACTTCTCCGCCCTCGGCCGTGGATATGAGAACCTGCACGCTCACCATACCCACCGGCCGGCCCGCCGCCTCGGCCACGAAGACCTGCGCCCGGCGCGGATCTGCGGCCAGAAGCCACGCCAGGCCGCGGGCTTGGCGCGCGGGGTCGGAGGCGAAATCGGCCTCCAGACGAAAAAGTTGCTCCAGCAGCCGGCACAGAGCCGGCACATCGTCAGGCCGGGCTGGGCGGACGGTAACAGCTTCCATGGGGTCTCCTGGTAACGGCGGTCTACGGTTTTCGGTTGCCGGTCGCTTCTCGGGTGGTCTCGGCCGGAAGGCCAAAAGGATGGAAATCCAGAAGGCCGGAATCCTACTCGATTCCAGGTTGTTCGACCCGGCTGGCCGCAGGCTCCGGGCCGCCGGCATGGGGGCTACAGGACCAGCTCGAACGCGGCCTCGTCGGGTTCCCGGTCGATCCGGTCGAGGAACGCGTCGAGGATCTTCTCAGCGAGCCGCATGGCGCCCCGGTACCCCACGGTGGGGAAGAATTGGTGGCCGACCCGGTCGAGCACCGGAAACCCGTGGCGCACCAGGGGGATCCCTTCGTCCCGGGCGATGTACTTGCAGTAGGTGTTGCCGATGATGAGGTCCACCGGCTCGTTCTTGATGAGCTGGTGGAAGTGGAACATGTCGGACGCCTGGGCCACGTTGCCCTCGACCCCGGCTTCCCCCAGGAGTCCTCGCACCCGTTCCTCGAACCGTTTGCCCGGGGTGCCTGTGACCACGTGCACGGGCTTCATGTCGAGGGTGAGGCAGAACTCCGTGAGCGGGATGAGGGGATCGGGATCCCCGACCAGGGCCACCTTCTTACCGTAAAAGTACTGGGACATGTCGGCCAGCAGGTCCACGAGCCGGCCCCGCTCCCGGGTGACCGAGGCCGTGACCTCCACCTTCCCGACCCGCCGCAGGGCATCCACGAACCGGTCGGTGGCGAGAAGCCCGATGGGCGTGTCGAGCACCTCGAAGGGGACCTGGGCCTTTTTCTCCAGGGCCTCCGCGGCCGGGGCCGAGGCCCAAGCCCCGAGGGCCAGGGTGGCTCGGCTGCCGCCCACGGTCCGCAGATCCTCCACCCGCACGCCCCCTTCCGGATAGAACTCGTGGCGGCCGGTCATGGGGGCGTCGAGAACGCCCGAGGTGTCGGGGAAAAGGAGGCTCTCCACGCCCATCTCGGCCGCCAGGTGCTTGAGCTCGGCCATGTCCGCGGGTTCCACGAACCCGGGGATCACGTTGATGCGATCGGCCGGGACCGTGCCGGGCTCGGCAAAATACTCCACCAGGGCCTTGGTCATGTTGGCGAACCCCGTGATGTGTGACCCCACGAAGCTCGGGGTGTTGGCGTGGATCACGGTCTTCCCCTCGGGGATCTTGCCCGCGTCCGTTGCGCTCTTGACGATCTGGGGGATGTCGTCGCCGATCACCTCGGAAAGGCAGGTGGTGTGCACGGCCACCACGTCGGGGTCGTAGAGTGCAAAGATGTTCTCGATGGCCTGCGTCAGGTTGGCCATGCCCCCGAACACCGAGGCGCCCTCGGTGAACGAGCTCGTGGCCGCCATCACGGGCTCCTTGGTGTGGCGGGTGAGCATGCTACGGTGGTAGGCGCAACAGCCCTGGGACCCGTGGCTGTGGGGCAGGCACCGGTGCACCCCGAGGGCGGCGTAGAGCGCCCCCACGGGCTGGCAGGTCTTGGCGGGGTTTGTGGTGAGGGCCGATCGGTCTCGGATTTCTTTGTGGGTGTGTCGCAGCAACATGGGTCACCTCATCTGGCACGAAGCGGGGGATCAGGACGCCTGGCGCAGGACCTCGGGCTGGGGTTTCTCGGCCCACGGCGGGGTCACGTGCCGCCAGATCCGGGTGTTCACCATACGATCGATCTCGCGGTAGAACCGGATCGCCCCGCGGAATCCGGCGTAGGGGCCGTGATAGTCGTAGTTGTGGAGCTGCTTCATCGGGATGCCGTGCTTCTGGATCACGTACTTCTCCTTGATGCCGGCGCAGAATACGTCGGGCCGGTAGAGCTCGATGAGCCGCTCGGTCTCATGGTGGGTGATGTCGTCGATGACCAGGCTCCCCACCTCCATGTCGGCCATGAGCCCCTCGTACTCCCCGAAATCCAGGCCCTGGGCCCGAAGGGCCTCGAGCTCGTCCGCGGTCTTGCGGGGCCGGTACTGCTCGGGGTCGGGCTCCACATCGAGCTCCTCGATGTTGCGGCTGTCGGCGTCGACCTTGATGAACGGCAGCACCTTTCGGCCTTCGTAGTCGTCCCGGTGGCCGAACTCGTACCCGGCCGCCACGGTGCGCATGCCGATCTCCCGGAACAGCTCCTGGTAGTGGTGGGCCCGCGAGCCGCCGACGAACAGCATGGCGGTCTTGCCCCCGGTGCGGGGGCGGATTTCGTCGATTACGGCTCGGACCGCGGGCATCTCCTCGGCGATGACCCGCTCCACCCCGTCGATGAGCTCCGGGACGCCGAAGTACTGGGCGATCTTCCGCAGCGACTTGGCCGTGGCCTCGGCTCCGATGAAGTTCACCTTGATCCAGGGGATGCCGTACTTTTCCTCCGTCATCTCCGCCATGTAGTTAATGGAGCGATGGCACATGACGGCATTCAGGTCTGCCATGTGGGCCCGGGCGAACTGGTCGTACGAGGCGTTTCCGCTGAACGTGGACACCAAGGTGATCCCGCAGCGCTCCAGGATCCGCTCGATCTCGAACGCGTCGCCCCCGATGTTGTACTCCCCGAGCAGATTGATCCGGAACCGGCCCTCCGGCGGCTCGTCTTGGGTGCCCACCACGTGCTGGAAGATGCCGTTGTTGGCGATGTGGTGGCCGGCCGACTGGCTCACTCCCTTGTAGCCCTCGCAGCTGAAGGCGAACACGTTGATGCCGAGCTCCTCCTTCATGTCGCGGGCCACGGCGTGGATGTCGTCGCCGATCAGGCCCACCGGGCAGGTGGCCGCGATGGCTATGGCCTTGGGCCGGAAGATCTCGTAGGCCTCCCGGATGGCCTTCCGGAGCTTCTTCTCCCCCCCGAACACGATGTCGTTCTCCTGCATGTCGGTCATGAGGGCGTAGGGCATGTAGTTGGGGGCGTCCTCCGAGGGCGGCCGGGTCTGGTTCCGGCGGGTGAGCCAGCTGTAGAACCCGCATCCCACGGGGCCGTGGGTGATGGTGAGGATGTCCCGGACCGGGCCGAGGATCACCCCCTTGCACCCGGCGTAGGAGCAGCCCCGCTGGGTGATCACGCCGGGCGTGGTCCGGGTGTTGGAGAGGATCTGGGGCCGGAACCCCTCCGTGTCGGGGGGGGCGTTCACCACGATCTGCTTGGCGCGCTTGCGGGCCGCCTTGGAGGGGTAGGCCTCGGTTATCACTCGTTTGGTGTCTTCGGGCCGCGGGGCTTCGGATGCCATGGTCGTCTCCTCTTGGCTTGGGGGAAGGAGGCGTGTTCAGGGGGCCGCCGGAAGGGGGCCGGGTTGCACCACCACCTCGATGCC
This is a stretch of genomic DNA from Deferrisoma camini S3R1. It encodes these proteins:
- a CDS encoding NAD(+)--dinitrogen-reductase ADP-D-ribosyltransferase; this encodes MPVPPPLPSFNLCNVPPPVLASVAFQRHPRPVHIQGVRRTHRRLFAWLRRTRDPQDRSRRFREYMDVAFRLHQWRDEPEGSGRASLRNSYFRYLRGWMVDSNSREAAVLKAWAESRFGLPPCHHGAPIRGTDDPSYLRYRTAAARGEGRTNALRLQLDLLFEFIQDEVRRRYPGPPRGLKLYRGIHDLEEHEVTARPARDRVVVWLNNLVSFTRDAERAWEFGSRVLEVTVPTSKIVFDGRLLHTSLLAGEEEVLALGGQVEAKVRWW
- the nifD gene encoding nitrogenase molybdenum-iron protein alpha chain produces the protein MASEAPRPEDTKRVITEAYPSKAARKRAKQIVVNAPPDTEGFRPQILSNTRTTPGVITQRGCSYAGCKGVILGPVRDILTITHGPVGCGFYSWLTRRNQTRPPSEDAPNYMPYALMTDMQENDIVFGGEKKLRKAIREAYEIFRPKAIAIAATCPVGLIGDDIHAVARDMKEELGINVFAFSCEGYKGVSQSAGHHIANNGIFQHVVGTQDEPPEGRFRINLLGEYNIGGDAFEIERILERCGITLVSTFSGNASYDQFARAHMADLNAVMCHRSINYMAEMTEEKYGIPWIKVNFIGAEATAKSLRKIAQYFGVPELIDGVERVIAEEMPAVRAVIDEIRPRTGGKTAMLFVGGSRAHHYQELFREIGMRTVAAGYEFGHRDDYEGRKVLPFIKVDADSRNIEELDVEPDPEQYRPRKTADELEALRAQGLDFGEYEGLMADMEVGSLVIDDITHHETERLIELYRPDVFCAGIKEKYVIQKHGIPMKQLHNYDYHGPYAGFRGAIRFYREIDRMVNTRIWRHVTPPWAEKPQPEVLRQAS
- the draG gene encoding ADP-ribosyl-[dinitrogen reductase] hydrolase; the protein is MVVTAGVCDRARAAMLGFGVGDALGATTEFMTAAEIRHRYGVHRTLRGGGWLGLRPGQVTDDTGMLLALAEAVAETGRWDLEAIAQGFVAWLRSRPVDVGATCARGIRRLLVEGTLQAPPGEWDAGNGGAMRAPAAGIASLSSPLAAGTRAVRQARITHNHPLSDAASAAVALMVRAAVLGLGFEAVDRVARALGRRHPAFRATGMRPVSSPYVVDTLRTVLYFLRTTGSFEECLVGVVNQGGDADTAGAIAGAIAGGLGGTAAVPRPWLRRLDPRVRDRLEVAAGNLIRLGG
- a CDS encoding GNAT family N-acetyltransferase codes for the protein MEAVTVRPARPDDVPALCRLLEQLFRLEADFASDPARQARGLAWLLAADPRRAQVFVAEAAGRPVGMVSVQVLISTAEGGEVGLLEDLVVDEGFRGRGIGATLLEAAEAWAHGRGLLRLQLLADRDNAPALRFYRHRRWHPTRLLALRRAGWAVRRRG
- a CDS encoding TorF family putative porin is translated as MSTNPVIAAALVAALITAPATAADVEDWLAPANFTGNVAYTSDYVFRGVSQTDSNWAVQGGLDYAAPAGVYVGTWASNVSFGGGVEMDLYGGFASEISGVSYDVGVVYYAYPKSNDDPEMNYYEASLRLGYTLPGWGALSPSVGLGYSYSPDFFGEDGAAHYLVADASLGLPHGLTLSGEVGWQTVEGDQTTGHGRGLDGGDGFDYVHYRVGISGSVKGMDLDLSYHNTTEPDFLGEDVADGRLVFTVSRSL
- the nifK gene encoding nitrogenase molybdenum-iron protein subunit beta; translation: MLLRHTHKEIRDRSALTTNPAKTCQPVGALYAALGVHRCLPHSHGSQGCCAYHRSMLTRHTKEPVMAATSSFTEGASVFGGMANLTQAIENIFALYDPDVVAVHTTCLSEVIGDDIPQIVKSATDAGKIPEGKTVIHANTPSFVGSHITGFANMTKALVEYFAEPGTVPADRINVIPGFVEPADMAELKHLAAEMGVESLLFPDTSGVLDAPMTGRHEFYPEGGVRVEDLRTVGGSRATLALGAWASAPAAEALEKKAQVPFEVLDTPIGLLATDRFVDALRRVGKVEVTASVTRERGRLVDLLADMSQYFYGKKVALVGDPDPLIPLTEFCLTLDMKPVHVVTGTPGKRFEERVRGLLGEAGVEGNVAQASDMFHFHQLIKNEPVDLIIGNTYCKYIARDEGIPLVRHGFPVLDRVGHQFFPTVGYRGAMRLAEKILDAFLDRIDREPDEAAFELVL